The DNA sequence TCGCTCGGCGAGCGCGCCGAGAGCATCGGCAAGATCGTGGAGACCATCGACGACATCGCCGACCAGACGAACTTGCTGGCGCTGAACGCGGCCATCGAGGCGGCGCGCGCGGGCGACGCGGGGCGCGGCTTCTCGGTGGTGGCCGACGAGGTGCGCAAGCTGGCCGAGGGCGCCGCGGCGGCCGCCTCGCGCACGGTGTCGGTGGTGGGGGAGATGCAGAAGGAGATCGACCGCACCGTCTCGCGCATCGAGCAGAGCGCCGCCGAGGTGAGCGACACCACCGGCCGCACGCGCGAGGTGGGCGAGGCGCTCGACACCATCTTCCGCGCGCTGGAAGCCGCCGAGGCGCGGGTGCTGGCGCTGCACGCCGACACGCACCGCATCGCCGGGCGGGTGCGCGAGACCACGGACGTGCTGGGGAACGTGGCCGCCGTGGCCGAGGAGAACGCCGCCGCGGCCGAGGAGATGGCGGCGCTGGCCGAGCAGCTCGAGGCGATGATGACCACCGTGGCCGAGCTCGCCGGCTCGCGCGACGGCGCCTCGCCGGCGGAGGTGGAGACGCTGAGCGCGCTGGCCGGGCGGCTGCGCGACCTGGTGGCCGCCTTCCGCGTGGGCGAGCCGGAGGCGCCCGCCCGCCCCGCGAAGGTGCGGGTCCCGCTGCTCGTCGGCGCCGACGCGTAAGAGGCTTTCGGAAGAGGACTTAGGAGTCCTGCCGCGACCCGCGCGGACGAAGGAGCCCATCATCCCCCTTGACGGGCGGCGCGGGGTGCTGTAGAGTTGGCGGCACGAAACGGGAGTCGCGTCCCAAGCCGTCGGAGCAGAAGCGGGCCTTCGGGTCCGGAGTCTGCACGACGGGATCGCCTCGGAAACGGGGCGGTCGGACGCGCCTCCCGTTTCTTCGTTTCGTCCATCGCCATCGCGAATCAGGAA is a window from the Longimicrobium sp. genome containing:
- a CDS encoding methyl-accepting chemotaxis protein, with amino-acid sequence SLGERAESIGKIVETIDDIADQTNLLALNAAIEAARAGDAGRGFSVVADEVRKLAEGAAAAASRTVSVVGEMQKEIDRTVSRIEQSAAEVSDTTGRTREVGEALDTIFRALEAAEARVLALHADTHRIAGRVRETTDVLGNVAAVAEENAAAAEEMAALAEQLEAMMTTVAELAGSRDGASPAEVETLSALAGRLRDLVAAFRVGEPEAPARPAKVRVPLLVGADA